CTATAAATGGACTTAATTCTACGAAAGATCCTTTATCTACTAAAAGCTCTATTCTTTCTCTTGCGGTTAATTTCCCCTTTTCATGCTGTTTATCAATTCTTTCGTCACCGCCACCAAGCTCTACTTCCCGGCGCTTATCATACAATTCATTAATTTTTTCATAGATGTCTATCATATACCCTCATCCCTTCTTTTCGCATAGCTCGACTAATACACCTGATGTTGACTTTGGATGCATGAAGGCAATATGAGCCCCCCCTGCACCAATCCTTGGCTCCTTATCAATCATCCTAATTCCTTTTTCATTCATTTCCTTGATTCTTTCTTCAATTGAATCAACGCCAAGTGCGACATGGTGTATCCCCTCACCACGTTTTTCAATAAATTGGGCAATTGTGCTTTCCTCCGAAGTTGGCTCTAGCAGCTCGAGTTTTGTTTCTCCTGCCTTAAGAAACGCAACTCTAACCTTTTGACTCTCGACTACTTCAATCCCTAGTAATGGCAAATTAAGTACTTCTGTGTAAAAAGGCAGTGAAGTCTCAATCGTTCGAACAGCAATTCCAATGTGATCCACTTTTTTAATCATTTTTACCCCTCTATTTTTCAAAATTATAATAGTTTCGACAATTACCATATTCGCTATAAAATTCATAATTCCTTCCCAAATTGAGATGTTGTTCCATTGTTCATTTGGGCTTTTCCCTGTAAAATAGAAATAATGCTATTTAATATAAAGGGGGAACCCACTTTGTCAAAGAAAACAAGAAAAATTGTTGTCTACTTAATGTTAATCGCTATGTTAGCCTCAACTCTCTTAATCGGGATTGCGCAATTTATTTAATTAAAACAAAACATAGACAAGGGACTGTTCAGGAGAACAGTCCCTTTTATTCTTTATCAATGGCTCCATTTTCTATTCCGAGCTGCTCAAATGTCTTATTCGTTGAAGTGACTAAGATTTTTGTCCCTAATGGAATTAAGGGATACAAGGAGGAAATGACTTCATTCTGTGTACGAATGCAGCCTTGTGAAACATACCTCCCAATGGAAGCAGGCTGATTGGTTCCATGAATTCCGTAGATTCGTCCATCCGTTTCCTCGGCATCAAAGCCAATCCATCTGGAGCCAAGGGGATTTTCAGGATCACCACCTGGAATGTCCTTCCGGCGATAATAGGGATCCTCTGCTTTTATCGTAATCGTAAAAAGTCCTTCTGGAGTTAAATCTTTGGTTTTTCCAGTTCCAACACTCACAACGGTTTGGACCCTATTATCGTCAATTAAAGCCAATTCATTTGTTGTTTTATTGACAATAACGAAAGGATCACCAGGGAGTGGGTTTGGCCCAAGCGGCCAAAGGGGGGAAATAAAAAAAGCAAACAGGATTGGCGATAGTATCTTTATCATAAAATCCACCTGCCATTTTTTCCTTAGTTTGCTTCAAGTTTCCTCGGTTTATTCCATTTTGATGTCTTAAAGGAACTTTTAATGATTAAATATTCATTCATTTCTTTCACTAACTGCAACAGTGCAGCGCGTACTTCAAATTCTTCTCTGGTTTTCGGGAGGTCCATTTCTTCAAATTCCATTTTCATCTCTTTTAATTTTCCTATATAAATATGAGCTGTATTTCCTGGCCGTATATTTTTGGACAGTTCTTCCAGAAATTCAGCAATCATTTTCCCTTGGGGTAATGTAACCGTAAGGGAAGTAACAATTGGTAAAACACGCTCAATAATTTCAAATTGCTTTTCTCTCATTTTAAAATAATGAAAATAGTCATCTTCATCCCTTAAAAAGTGGTTTTCTACCTCTCGAAAGGCAAATGATTTTGCTTCTTCTAGTAATTTAGCTGTTTCCGTAATTTCTTGTCCGGACCAATCACTTTCCCCTGTTCTTAAAAATTTGACCATTTCACAAAAAATGACTTTAAAATTATCCTCTAATTTCAATTGATATTGTTTTAATCTATTATCTGCACTTGGCATATAGAGATTAATAATGAGTGCTACTCCAATTCCGATAATAATAACACCCAGCTCATTAATAAAAAGACCTACAGATAAATGGTTAGCCATATAGATATGTAAAATAATTACACTACTCGTAACAATTCCATCGTTAGCTTTGAACATGACAACAGTTGGGATAAAGAATAATAGCATAATTCCAATTACGATCGGATGGTATCCGATAACCTCGAAAAATAGACTTGAAAATGCCATAGCTATAACACAAGCTAAAAATCGATCCCAAGAAGCACGTACAGATTTTCTTTTCGTTACCTTTATACACAAAATAGTTAAGATTCCCGCTGAGGCAAAGTTGTCTAAACCTAACTGTTGTGCAAGTAAGATAGAGATAGCAGTTCCTAGAGCGGTTTTTATCGTCCGATAGCCAATTCGATATTTCATAGCATTTCTCCTCAAATAAAAAAAGATGATCTAAATAGACCATCTTTAGCTTATCCTTATTAGAGCATTTTTTGCAAGAAATCTTGTGCACGCTTGCTCTTTGGGTTTGTAAAAAATTCTTGCGGTTTTGCATCTTCGACTAGGACTCCACCATCTAGGAATAGGACTCGATCCGCCACTTCGCGGGCAAAACCCATTTCATGAGTCACAATCGCCATCGTCATCCCAGTGTGAGCTAGGGATTTCATTACTTCAAGTACTTCTTTCACCATTTCTGGATCAAGCGCTGAGGTTGGTTCATCAAAAAGCATAACGTCCGGCTCCATTGCCAATGCTCTTGCAATGGCAACACGCTGCTTTTGCCCACCAGATAATCTTGTCGGATATTCATTTGCTTTTTCTGCTAATCCTACTCTATCTAACAAATCAAAAGCTATCTTTTCTGCCTCAGTCTTTGCTAACCCTTTTACCTTAACCGGTGCATAGGTGAGATTCTGCAAAACGGTTTTATGCGGGAATAAATGGAAATGTTGAAAAACCATACCAACGTTTTGCCGCACCTTCATAATATTAGTCTTTTTATCTGTAACATCCTGTCCGCCTACAAATATTTTTCCGCCCGTTGGGTTTTCAAGAAGATTCATACAGCGAAGGAAGGTTGACTTTCCTGAACCGGATGGTCCAATAATGGCTACAACTTCTCCTGCCTCAATTGTTGTGGTGATTCCCTTTAAAACTTCGAGCTTCCCATAATTTTTATGCAAATCTTCAACCTTAATCACTGCGTCTCATTCTCCTTTCAACCACTTTTCCAAGGAATGTCAAGGTCACGACCATTAAATAATAAATAAGTCCAGCTATTAATAGTGGTTCGAAAAACGAATAATTTTCGGCCCCAACTTGATAGGAGCGGCGCATGATATCCATTACACCAATAGTAGTGACAATCGCAGATTCCTTGGTTAATGTGATAAATTCGTTCATTAAAGCAGGCAAAATATTTTTAAGAGCCTGCGGTAATATGATATCCCACATCATTTTCGAATAAGGGACACCCAGAGCCATTGCAGCTTCCTGCTGACCTTTATCAATTGCCTGAATTCCTGCTCTAATAATCTCAGATATGTAAGCACCAGAATTAAGCGCAAAGGATAGAATCGCAGCTGTATAAGGTTCGATTTGATAACCGATTAACTGTGGTGAACCATAATAGATTAACATCAGCTGTAATACGAGCGGAGTCCCTCGGAAAATTGAGGTGTAGGCGTCAGCCAACCATCCAAGAAATTTATATTTGCTAATTTTAAATAAAGAAAGGATAATTCCTAAAATAAAGCCTATTATCCCTGCCAAAATGACAATTTTAAGGGTAACAAATATTCCCTCTAAAATGTATGGCATTGAAGGAATGAATTGTCCGAAATCTAAGTTCATTCATCTGCCGTCCTCTCTATGTAATGAAATTAGTAAGACGTTCAGAAGACTTTCTGAACGTCTTGGTTGTAGAATTAGTTTTCCCCACCAAACCACTTAACAATCAATTCTTGCAGCTCGCCATTATCTTTCATTTCTTGAAGCTCTTTGTTAAATTCCTCTGTTAAATCACTATCCTTCGGAAATGCAATCGCAGATCCTGCTTCCTCTGGGTCATCGCTGATTGTGAAGCTAGTTAAATCCGCTTCTTTATCAAGATATCCTTTAGCCACTGTATCTTCAATAATGATAGCATCAAAACGGCCGGCTTTCAATTCTTGAATAAGTTCTGGGATTCTGTTACGATTCTCAACTTTTATAGCTACCGTTTCATTAATTTCGTCTGCTTTACCTTCTTGAATAGAACCTAACTGAACGCCAACTGTTTTACCTTTTAAATCTTCTACTGTTGCAATTCCACTGTCTTTTTTAGAGATAACCATGTGCTGCGCTGTATAGTAGATATCACTGAAGTCTACGTTTTTCTTTCTTTTCTCGGTTGGAGTCATACCCGCTAAGACAAAGTCAGCTTGTCCAGATTTAAGTGACTGAACTAAACCGCCAAAATCCATATCTTTCACTTCAACTTCATAGCCAAGTTTTCCAGCAATTGCATTAGCTAAGTCAACATCAAAACCAATAATTTCGTCACTTTTATCTGACTCAATATATTCAAACGGCGCATAATCGGCAGAGGTTGCCATCACTAGTGTCTTTTTATCACCTGTTTTAGCATCTTTACTTTCTCCACAGCCTGCAAGTACACCAACAGCTAAAATCATTATTAATAATAAACCAATTACCTTTTTCATTTGTTTTCCTCCTATAATTTTCTGAAAATTTAAATTTGATTTTAATACTACTTTTACTAACTTTATAGAGTTAAAATTTAATATTTATGCAACGTAATGAATTTTAACACACGATAAAATAATTATGCAAGTATATTTATAAAAATTTATTATTACTTTTTTAAAATAAGGCTGTGTTAAAGGCGACTGTTGATTTTAGAACCTGTTGGTTGGAGCGGAAGGCGCTTGACTCCTGCGGGATGAACGAGCTGAGTGAGACCCCGCAGGTCGGGACGACCGAGGAGGCTCACGGGCGAGCCCGCGGAAAGCATAGCGCCTGGAGCGCAAATCAACAGCCGAATTTAACACAGCCTAAAATAAAAAAAAGCTAATCCCTCGTTAGAGAAATTAGCCCTTTTGACATGATTTATAGTTCTTCACAGTTTTCTTCGAATTCTTTTTGTAGTCTTGCTACTACTGTTGCTGGATCGTAGCCTTCAATTTGGTGTCTTTCAACCATTGATACAATTTTTCCGTCTTTTAATAATGCAAAGGACGGTGAGGATGGTGGATAGCCTGTAAAATAACTGCGTGCTTTTTCTGTTGCTTCTTTATCTTGACCTGCAAAAACGGTAACAAGATTGTCTGGACGTTTATCATAATGAAGGGCATGAGCCGCTGCTGGGCGTGCAATGCCGCCAGCACAACCGCATACAGAATTGATCATTACTAAGGTTGTACCTTTTTGTTCAAGCGCTTCTTCAACCTCTTCAGGTGTTTTAAGTTCTTTATAACCAGCTGCCGTGATCTCACTACGTGCTTGAGTCACAACATCATTCATGAAAAAATTGAAATCCATGCTCATACTTTTCACTCCTAAATTTATGTCGATATAACTATATGATAACAGTAAAAATGTGTTTTTTCCAAACGATAAAGATTATTTTTCTAAAAAAGACGACTGTCAACAATCAAAAGTCGTTACTTTTTTGATAAGAATGCATTAAATAGAATTTCTACTGCAGTTGCTGCTGTTTTTTCTCCTGCCATTACTTCATTTTCTAATTGTGGAAGCTGGAGCTTTACCTTTGGATGATGGAAGAAGCTGTAATGCAACTGATCAGTGATTAAGGAATAAATCCAATCACGCTGCTGTCCTTTTCGTCTTTCCTCAAAAACTCCTCGTGACTTTCCTTTTTCCTCAAAATCCTTTATGACTTCCCAAACCTCTTTAATACCTTCCCCTGTTAAAGAGGAGCAGGTATAAGCCTTCGATCCCCATCCCTTAGTAGCCGGCTGAAGAAAGTGCAGGATACGGCTATATTCTTTTCTCGTCTGCTCTGCTTTTACTTTATTAGCTCCGTCTGCTTTATGAACAAGGACTGCATCTGCTAATTCCATAATCCCTTTCTTCATCCCTTGCAATTCATCACCCGCACCTGTCAGAACAAGGAGCATGAAAAAATCAACCATGTCGCGTATGATCACTTCACTCTGACCCACCCCGACGGTTTCGATTAAAATCACATCAAAGCCTGCTGCTTCGCATATCAGCATCGCTTCTCTTGTCTTTCGATGAACTCCGCCCAATTTACCTGCCGTTGGTGAGGGTCGAATAAAAGCCCTTGGATTTCGGGACAGCTGTTCCATCCTTGTTTTATCACCAAGGATACTTCCACCTGAAAGACTAGAGCTTGGATCAATTGCCAGTACAGCGACCCTTAGCCCAAGGTCACAAAGGTAAGTGCCAAACGCCTCAATAAAAGTGCTCTTCCCAGCACCCGGTACACCCGTTATTCCGATACGGATTGATTTCCCACTGTGAGACAAGAGCTTTTGGAGCAGCTCCTGTGCTTTAGGGAAATGCTGTTCAGCATTACTTTCAATCAGAGTTATGGCCCGTGCCAGCTGCCCTCTATTACCTGACAGCACGCCATCAACTAACTCTTCAACCGAAGGTTCCTTTGTCTGACGTTTACGATAGACAATATTTTTTTCAATGACTACAGACTGGCCTTCCTGCTCTTGCCCTTTTTTTATTACGGTTGAGAATTTTTCCGGTTCATTCGGGTCGCTCCATTCCGGTTTCATATCCTCAGACATTTATTGTGACACTTCCTCATACCCAAGCTGTTTATAAATTTCCCTGATTACCTTTTGAGCAGCAACTGGAATTATGGTCCCTGGACCGAAAATCGCACAAGCTCCATTATCATATAAAAATTGATAATCCTGAGCCGGGATAACCCCGCCGATTACAAGTAAAATATCCTCACGGCCAAGCTTTTTCAACTCCTCCGCAAGCTGCGGCAATAATGTTTTGTGACCTGCAGCCAGTGAGCTCATTCCAATGACATGCACATCATTTTCAACCGCCTGAATGGCTGTTTCTTCTGGAGTTTGGAATAATGGGCCAATATCGACATCAAATCCTAAGTCTGCAAAGGCAGTGGCGATGATTTTGGCACCGCGGTCATGACCATCCTGCCCCATTTTGGCAATGAGAATCCTCGGTCTTCTGCCTTCATTCTCAAGGAAATCATCCGTCATATGTTTTACTTCAGATATTTCTTCTTCGTTTGTATATGCCTTGCTATACACGCCGCTGATAGAACGAATAACCGCTTTATGTCTGCTGGAAACTTTCTCAATCGCATCGGAAATTTCACCTAAGGTTGCCCGGACTCTTGCTGCTTGAACAGCAAGCTCCAACAGGTTGCTTTCCCCTGTTTCTGCACCCTTTGTTAAAGCAGCCAGAGCTTCTGCCACCTTTGCTTCATCGCGGCCTGCTTTTAAGTTTGTTAATTTTTCAATTTGCTTTAATCGAACCGCAGTATTATCAATATCCAATATATCAATTGCTTCTTCCTTTTCGAGACGATACCTGTTAACCCCAATAATAATTTCTTTACCAGAATCTATTTGTGCTTGCCTTCTAGCTGAAGCTTCTTCAATTCTCATTTTTGGAAGACCCGTCTCAATTGCCTTTGCCATTCCGCCAAGATTTTCAATTTCTTCAATATGTGTCCAAGCTCTTTTTACCAATTCATCTGTAAGCTTTTCAACATAATAAGAACCTGCCCAAGGATCAATAACTTTGGTGATACTCGTTTCTTCTTGTAAAAATAATTGCGTATTTCGGGCAATTCGAGCTGAGAAATCAGTTGGCAGGGCAATTGCTTCATCTAAAGCATTGGTATGGAGAGATTGTGTATGCCCCATAGACGCAGCATGTGCTTCAAGCAAGGTCCGCATTACATTATTAAAAGGGTCTTGCTCCGTTAAACTCCATCCTGATGTTTGAGAATGTGTTCTAAGGGCCATAGATTTCTCGTTTTTCGGCTCGAATGATTTCATCATTTTTGCCCAGATTAAACGAGCAGCCCGCATTTTTGCAACTTCCATAAAATAATTCATGCCCACCGCCCAAAAAAAGGACAACCGTGGTGCAAATTTATCAATGTTAATTCCAGCCTTAAGTCCTGTACGTACATACTCCAACCCATCTGCTAGGGTGTATGCTAATTCCAAGTCAGCAGGAGCACCAGCCTCCTGCATGTGATAGCCAGAAATACTGATACTATTAAACTTCGGCATATATTTAGAAGTATACTCAAAGATATCTGCGATGATTTTCATGGACATCTCAGGCGGATAGATATACGTGTTACGGACCATATATTCTTTTAGAATATCATTTTGAATCGTTCCAGACAGCTTATCCTGCGTGACTCCCTGTTCCTCAGCTGTAACAATGAAAAAGGCTAGGATTGGCAAAACAGCCCCGTTCATGGTCATGGATACTGACATCTGATCCAACGGAATTCCATCAAAAAGGGTCTTCATATCTAAAACAGAATCAATAGCAACCCCTGCTTTACCAACATCGCCAACGACGCGTGGATGGTCAGAATCATAGCCGCGGTGTGTGGCTAAATCAAAGGCAACGGATAAGCCTTTTTGACCCATTGCTAGATTTCTGCGATAGAAAGCATTGCTCTCCTCAGCAGTTGAAAATCCAGCATATTGTCTTACTGTCCATGGCCGATTCACATACATCGTCGGGTACGGCCCGCGAGTAAATGGCGGTATTCCAGGGAGGTCATCTAAATGTTGCAGTCCTTCACGGTCTTCAGTTGTATAGAGTGGTTTTAGTTGAATTTGTTCATTCGTTTCAAACAGCAAATCATCAATAGAAGTATCTATTTGTTTATCAACCTGTTTTTGCCATTGCTCTTTTGTTATAAAGTCTTGCTCTTCAAACAGGGAAATACTTTGAAAATCAGGCTTTTGTGTACTCATCTAACCCCACCTCCATTTCTGAAAGAATGGTTGAAAGAAGCTCAAAACAGTTACTTTTAATATGGATAAACTGCCTTATCCCTTCATTCGTCCAATGTGATTGCAAGTCTTTTTCAGGCAATCCCGCTAAATAAAAAATTCGATCCGGGAATTCATTAAGCAGTACTTTAATCATTTTAAGTCCTAGGGATCCGTATAGTTCATTGCTGCTACACAGACAGAAATACTTAGTTTCTTGACTTGAGATAAATAGTTTGACAGATTCCAAAGAAGTAACAGGACCGCTGTCGACGGCTTTTAATCCTCCAGCCGCGAGGAACCCCCGCACAAAATCTAACCTAGGCTTGTATTGTTTTAACTCACCGAGACAAATCAAGCCAACCTGTGGCATAGAGCCTGTCTTGCTTTCAATAACTTTACTCTTATTACGCAATTCTTCATAGGGCTCTGATAATCTGCTGTTCTTAATTACCTTTATGTTAATTGCACTAGAATCAGTCAGAGAAAAATAAGGTTCAGTGACATGTTCTTTAACGGGAGCTGTTTCTTCTGATAGATTTGCATATACATTCGTACCGATAATGCTTTGTTTTCTTGTAAAAATATCCTGTTTGCGTTGTGTAAGAACTGAAGTAATTCCTTCTTGTAACCAGCCTGATTTTAATACTTCCAGCATACCGCCATTTTCTTCAATCTGCTGGAAATACTTCCATGCTTTTTCTGCCAGCTCTGTGGTCAATGTTTCTACATACCAAGAGCCTCCTGCGGGATCAACAACTGTTCGAAGATGAGCTTCTTCCTTGAGAATGTTTTGGGTGTTTCTTGCAATTCGTTCAGATTGTTGAGAATTGCCCGTTAAATCATCAAATGGTGTTACATGCAGATATTGAACTCCGCCAACAATCGCTGCAAATGCTTCATTTCCTGCACGGAGAATGTTTACATGGTGATCATATACCGTTTTTGTAAAAGTAGATGTTTCGGCAGAAATTTGCATTCCCCTTGCCTCAGCATTAGCTCCATATACTTTAGTTATTTTATCCCAGAGAATTCGAGCTGCTCTAAGTTTGGCTATTTCCATAAAGAAATTGCTGCCAATTGAGAATTGAAATATCATTTTCGAAAGAATATCCTCCAGCTTCATTCCGCCTTCAAGCAGCTTTTGAAGATAAAATGTACCCGTTGCGGCTGCAATTCCAAGCTCCTGAACTGCATTGGCTCCGCCTTGATGGTAGGTTGAGGTATTTACTAATATTGTCCGTAAATTTGGTAGTTTTAGATTTGCGAGCTTTATATCTTCCATCCAACTCTTGAAAAAGTCTTCTTCAATGAGTCCTTCCTCTGTAAACAAAGAGACTGGGTCATTTCCAACATAGCCAGAAACTAGATTAGAGTCACCCTCATACTCTGCTAATTTTCCTAGCAATGCCGATTGCAGTCCTTTACCATTAACTGCAAACGGGAATGTAGAAGGTAGATCCCCAAGTACATCATTTAAAGCTTCTTTGGATTCAAAAAGTGCCTCTGAAACTTCAAATGAAAGTGCTGTTTGTCCTTTTTCAACGCCCCCATGGAGCTTTTCCTTTAAATCTTCAACAAAATTATATGAAATTCGCTGCGCTACCTTCCAATCATTTGTTACATATCCTAATGGGTCAATGCCTCTACGAAAATCTGAACCTCCCGGATAGTCCGGTGCTTTCTGATTATCTCGTTGAGAATAAAGCGGTTCCAAAATTATACTTTCATATGTAGGGCTTTTTAATGTTTCAATACTTTTCCCCTTTAAAGATTCCTCTGCTTTTGCTTTCCAATCTTCTTTCGTCTTTAATGGAAAAGATTGATTTCGAAAGTTATCCAAACGTAACATCCCCCTTCCTTGAGCTCTAAATTAAACTAATATTCAATAAATTTCACTTAGTTTTATTGTAAGATAGATGTACATATCAAGCAATAAAAATAACCGCCGCCATTTCGGCGGCGGTTATTTTTCTAATATATTGATGTTGTTGATTTCGATGTATTTTCAAGAATTTCTTTTACCCTTTGTAAGAATCGGCCGCAAACGAGTCCGTCTAATACTCTGTGGTCGAGTGACATACATAGGTTTACCATGTCCCGAACGGCAATCATATTGTTGTCCATAACTACCGGGCGCTTGACGATGGATTCCACTTGAAGAATCGCTGCCTGCGGGTAGTTGATAATTCCTGCTGATTGAACGGATCCAAACGAGCCAGTATTGTTAACAGTAAAGGTTCCACTCTGCATATCTTCTGAGCGAAGTTTATTGGTTCTTACTTTTACAGCAAGTTCAGAAATCTCACGGGCAATCCCTTTTATTGTTTTTTCATCGGCTTGCTTTATAACAGGTACATATAATGCATCATCTGTTGCGACTGCAATTGATATATTGATGTCTTTCTTCTGGATAATCTTATCTCCAGCCCACATGGAGTTGATTTGTGGGAATTCCTTTAATGCCTGAGCTACTGCTTTTACGAAAAAGGCAAAGAAAGTGAGATTGAAGCCTTCTTTCTTTTTGAACTCATCCTTTAAAGAATTGCGGTATTCCACTAGATTTGTTGCATCGACCTCTATCATTGTCCAGGCATGCGGTGCTTCATGCTTACTTCGGAGCATATTGGCAGCAATCGCTTTACGGATGCCAGTTACAGGTATTTCGATATCGCCTGCTGCAACAGGGATGCTTGGAGCAGGTGCCGCTTGCTTTGGCGCAGCAACCGCTTGTACCGCCTCTTGAGCTGCAGCTGGCTGTACTTCTGGCTGCTTAGGTGCCTCCACTTTTGAACCTGCCACAGGGATATTACCTGATTCAATCAGTTTCAAAAGGTCTTTTCTCGTAATCCGGCCGCCTGCACCGGTGCCTGTCACCTGTGCTAAATCAATTCCATTCTCTTGTGAAATTTTTAAAACTGCAGGAGAATAACGGGCTTTGTTTCCTTGATCAGATTGCTCGGAAACAGCAACCGATTCAGCTACTTCTGTTTTTTGGTCACTAACTTCTGTTTTCACAGCATTACTGCCTTCGATTTCAATTGTACAAATGATTTCACCAACAGCCAGTGTGTCTCCATCTTCCGCAACCAGTTCTTTTATCGTACCTGTGAACGAAGAAGGAACTTCTGCATTTACCTTATCTGTCATTACTTCAGCTAATGGATCGTATTTATTAACTTTATCCCCGACAGAAACAAGCCACTTAGAGATTGTTCCTTCGGTTACACTTTCCCCTAACTGAGGCATTTTAATTTGTTCAATAACCAAAATTCTACCTCCTATTGTCTAGCTGCGGCGACTAGCCCCTCGAGGCCATAAGCCAATCCGTCAAGAAGGTTAAAAAGCAACCTTCATGCCGGCTCGTCTTACGCTTGTCGGTGCTGCCCAAGTCGCCTCCGCTTTTCGTTTTAATATTCCGCAAGCTCGCGCATTGCTTTTTCGACTTTATCTGGATTGACCATAAAGAACTTCTCCATTGTTGGTGCATATGGCATTGCTGGGACATCTGGACCAGCTAGACGCATAATTGGAGCATCTAAATCAAATAAACAATTTTCAGCAATGATTGCAGATACTTCACTGATAATGCTGCCTTCTTTATTCGCCTCAGTAACAAGTAATACCTTACCAGTCTTAGAAGCCGCTTCTATGATAGCTTCTTTATCTAATGGATAAACCGTTCTTAAGTCAAGGATATGTGCGGAGATACCGTCCTTCGCTAATTTTTCTGCTGCCTGTAGGGCAAAATGTACACAAAGACCATAGGTAATAACAGTAAGGTCATCGCCTTCACGCTTCACATCCGCTTTTCCAAGCGGCAATGTATAATCATCACTTGGTACTTCTCCTTTGATTAAACGGTACGCGCGTTTATGCTCAAAGAACAGGACTGGGTCATTATCACGAATCGCTGCTTTTAAGAGCCCCTTCACATCATAAGGTGTAGAAGGCATTACAATTTTCAATCCGGGTGTATTCGCAAATATTGCCTCGACAGATTGAGAATGATAAAGGGCACCGTGAACGCCACCTCCATAAGGTGCACGGATAACCATCGGACAACTCCAGTCGTTGTTTGAACGGTAACGAATCTTGGCCGCTTCTGAAATAATTTGATTCACTGCAGGCATAATAAAATCAGCAAATTGCATTTCAGCAATCGGTCTCATTCCGTACATCGCTGCCCCAATTCCTACCCCAGCAATCGCAGATTCAGCAAGTGGTGTATCAATCACACGCTCTTCTCCAAATTGTTCGTATAAACCCTGCGTAGCTTTAAAAACTCCGCCTTTTACCCCAACGTCTTCACCAAGAACAAAAACCTTTGAATCTCGTTCCATTTCTTCCCGAATGGCCATTGTGACCGCATCTATATAAGAAATTACTGCCATGTTACATCCCCCTTACTTATCCGCATAAACGTATTTCAGCGCGTGTTCAGGTGCTGCATACGGTGCATTTTCAGCATAATCAGTAGCTTCATTCACTTGCTTCATCACACGATCATTGATTTCTTTTTCCAACACATCATTCATCACGCCTGTTTCTTTTAAATAGGCACCAAAGGTAATGATTGGATCTTTCGTTTTCGCTTTAGCCACTTCATCAGGAGCGCGGTACGAACGGTCATCGTCATCTGAAGAGTGTGGTGTGAGTCTGTAGGAAATTGTTTCAATTAAGGATGGACCCTCACCTCTACGTCCACGGTCTGCTGCATCCTTCACCACTTTGTATACTTCTAATGGGTCGTTCCCATCGACAGTAAATCCTGGCATTCCATAACCTA
This Neobacillus sp. YX16 DNA region includes the following protein-coding sequences:
- a CDS encoding dihydrolipoamide acetyltransferase family protein; its protein translation is MVIEQIKMPQLGESVTEGTISKWLVSVGDKVNKYDPLAEVMTDKVNAEVPSSFTGTIKELVAEDGDTLAVGEIICTIEIEGSNAVKTEVSDQKTEVAESVAVSEQSDQGNKARYSPAVLKISQENGIDLAQVTGTGAGGRITRKDLLKLIESGNIPVAGSKVEAPKQPEVQPAAAQEAVQAVAAPKQAAPAPSIPVAAGDIEIPVTGIRKAIAANMLRSKHEAPHAWTMIEVDATNLVEYRNSLKDEFKKKEGFNLTFFAFFVKAVAQALKEFPQINSMWAGDKIIQKKDINISIAVATDDALYVPVIKQADEKTIKGIAREISELAVKVRTNKLRSEDMQSGTFTVNNTGSFGSVQSAGIINYPQAAILQVESIVKRPVVMDNNMIAVRDMVNLCMSLDHRVLDGLVCGRFLQRVKEILENTSKSTTSIY
- a CDS encoding alpha-ketoacid dehydrogenase subunit beta is translated as MAVISYIDAVTMAIREEMERDSKVFVLGEDVGVKGGVFKATQGLYEQFGEERVIDTPLAESAIAGVGIGAAMYGMRPIAEMQFADFIMPAVNQIISEAAKIRYRSNNDWSCPMVIRAPYGGGVHGALYHSQSVEAIFANTPGLKIVMPSTPYDVKGLLKAAIRDNDPVLFFEHKRAYRLIKGEVPSDDYTLPLGKADVKREGDDLTVITYGLCVHFALQAAEKLAKDGISAHILDLRTVYPLDKEAIIEAASKTGKVLLVTEANKEGSIISEVSAIIAENCLFDLDAPIMRLAGPDVPAMPYAPTMEKFFMVNPDKVEKAMRELAEY